One genomic window of Gossypium hirsutum isolate 1008001.06 chromosome D11, Gossypium_hirsutum_v2.1, whole genome shotgun sequence includes the following:
- the LOC107912881 gene encoding gluconokinase isoform X2, translated as MSTIGDMLAKVLNCSFLDADDFHPLSNKEKMSQGIPLSDEDRIPWLETLRGVLKDKLDNGKTVILGCSSLQKHYREILRSADADYMHGSYASTVQFVLLDAKADVLAARLEKRAAEGKHFMPATLLQSQLESLHIDEGEGIFKVDATLSPLIIVSKIQTFLFSDFEQATGNRDC; from the exons GTTTTGAACTGTAGCTTTCTTGATGCTGATGATTTCCACCCACTATCAAATAAAG AAAAGATGAGCCAAGGTATTCCCCTCTCAGATGAGGATCGTATTCCATGGCTAGAAACGCTACGGGGTGTTCTAAAAGATAAGTTAGACAACGGAAAAACTGTGATACTTGGGTGTTCTTCACTGCAGAAACATTACAGAGAAATTCTAAGATCCGCTGATGCTGATTACATGCATGGGAGCTATGCTAGTACGGTGCAGTTTGTTCTTTTGGATGCCAAGGCCGATGTTCTTGCCGCTCGGCTCGAGAAACGAGCTGCAGAAGGGAAGCATTTCATGCCGGCCACACTTCTGCAATCACAACTAGAGTCGCTTCACATAGATGAAGGTGAGGGGATATTTAAAGTTGATGCCACCTTAAGCCCTTTAATCATTGTAAGCAAAATACAAACATTTTTGTTCTCTGATTTTGAACAAGCCACTGGGAATAGGGATTGTTAA
- the LOC107912881 gene encoding gluconokinase isoform X3, whose product MLAKVLNCSFLDADDFHPLSNKEKMSQGIPLSDEDRIPWLETLRGVLKDKLDNGKTVILGCSSLQKHYREILRSADADYMHGSYASTVQFVLLDAKADVLAARLEKRAAEGKHFMPATLLQSQLESLHIDEGEGIFKVDATLSPLIIVSKIQTFLFSDFEQATGNRDC is encoded by the exons GTTTTGAACTGTAGCTTTCTTGATGCTGATGATTTCCACCCACTATCAAATAAAG AAAAGATGAGCCAAGGTATTCCCCTCTCAGATGAGGATCGTATTCCATGGCTAGAAACGCTACGGGGTGTTCTAAAAGATAAGTTAGACAACGGAAAAACTGTGATACTTGGGTGTTCTTCACTGCAGAAACATTACAGAGAAATTCTAAGATCCGCTGATGCTGATTACATGCATGGGAGCTATGCTAGTACGGTGCAGTTTGTTCTTTTGGATGCCAAGGCCGATGTTCTTGCCGCTCGGCTCGAGAAACGAGCTGCAGAAGGGAAGCATTTCATGCCGGCCACACTTCTGCAATCACAACTAGAGTCGCTTCACATAGATGAAGGTGAGGGGATATTTAAAGTTGATGCCACCTTAAGCCCTTTAATCATTGTAAGCAAAATACAAACATTTTTGTTCTCTGATTTTGAACAAGCCACTGGGAATAGGGATTGTTAA
- the LOC107912880 gene encoding uncharacterized protein LOC107912880, which translates to MADQTNGVTLNENQRIRKEETLYDVLHRSVSMILPDASSTESAPLLQRIKISVSENGPRLGEASRNTGQTLLRWTRRGSPLRALLVISLGSVAFLALTGLLTFMLIFLVATVNAIIVSLLISLAAAGGFLFFSLACVTAIYIGAMSIAALVFSIATISAIFAAMIAAGWVGFFWVIWLGTRKSVGFAKQSLSKTGSVISAYSFAQHARID; encoded by the exons ATGGCGGACCAAACGAACGGCGTCACCCTAAATGAAAACCAGCGCATCCGTAAGGAAGAAACGCTCTATGATGTTCTCCACCGTTCGGTTTCGATGATCTTACCCGATGCATCGTCGACGGAATCAGCCCCGTTACTGCAGCGGATCAAGATATCCGTTTCCGAGAATGGGCCTCGTCTCGGCGAAGCCTCTAGAAACACTGGCCAAACCCTCCTGCGGTGGACTCGTCGAGGCAGCCCCCTCCGTGCTCTCCTCGTCATTTCT CTTGGGTCTGTTGCTTTTCTTGCATTGACAGGGTTGCTTACCTTTATGCTTATATTTCTGGTAGCGACCGTCAATGCCATTATTGTCTCTCTTCTCATCTCTTTGGCAGCTGCGGGAGGCTTCTTGTTCTTTTCCCTTGCATGTGTAACAGCTATTTATATTGGGGCCATGTCAATTGCTGCACTCGTTTTTTCTATTGCGACGATTTCAGCAATTTTTGCTGCTATGATAGCTGCAG GTTGGGTTGGATTCTTTTGGGTCATATGGTTGGGTACTAGGAAAAGTGTGGGATTTGCCAAGCAATCATTGAGCAAGACTGGATCAGTTATTTCAGCTTACTCTTTTGCACAGCATGCCCGTATTGACTAA
- the LOC107912879 gene encoding transmembrane 9 superfamily member 4: MERIRACLVAVALASLFCVAHVRSSASDHRYKAGDEVPLYANKVGPFGNPSETYRYFDFPFCSSVPLKEKKEALGEVLNGDRLVSGPYRIDFLSEKDAEIACKRKLSKEEVARFRTAISKDYYFQMYFDDLPFWGFFGKVYNVGKADPSDCKYYLYKHPVFQIFYNKDRVIEINVRMDTRAVVDVTGDEPVDVDFMYTVKWKEIDVPFEKRLDKYKSSSSLRQIQWFSTLNSCVTLLLLTAFLATILMRILKNDFIKYAHDEESADQEEETGWKSIHGDVFRYPKHKSLFAAALGCGTQLFTITIFIFILAVVGVFYPYNRGALLTALVVIYALTSGIAGYAAASFYCQLEGTNWVGNLLLTGSLLCGPLFVTFCFLNTVAVAYKVTAALPFGTIVVIFLIWALVSSPFLVLGGIAGKDSKAEFQAPCRTTKCRRDIPPLPWYRKTLPQIAMAGLLPFSAIYIEIYYLFASVWGHRIYTTYVILFIVFIILLIITAFITVALTYFQLAAEDHGWWWRSFLCGGSTGLFMYAYCFYYYSAQSDMSGFMQTSFFFGYMACICYGFFLMLGAIGFRASLFFVRHIYRSIKCE, translated from the exons ATGGAGAGAATAAGGGCGTGTTTGGTTGCAGTGGCCCTTGCGAGCCTATTCTGCGTAGCGCATGTGAGATCCAGTGCCTCTGATCATCGTTACAAAGCTGGAGATGAAGTCCCTCTTTATGCTAATAAAGTCGGTCCCTTCGGCAATCCCAG CGAGACATACCGTTACTTCGATTTTCCATTCTGTTCCTCAG TCCCCCTGAAGGAGAAGAAGGAAGCTTTGGGCGAAGTATTGAATGGGGATCGGCTAGTGAGTGGCCCTTACAGAATTGACTTTTTGAGTGAGAAAGATGCTGAGATTGCTTGCAAAAGGAAGCTTTCAAAGGAAGAAGTTGCCAGGTTCAGAACCGCCATCTCTAAAGACTATTACTTCCAAATGTACTTCGACGACCTTCCGTTTTGGGGCTTCTTTGGCAAAGTTTATAACGTAGGCAAGGCCGATCCAAGCGATTGCAAATATTATCTCTATAAGCATCCCGTATTCCAGATATTTTACAATAAGGACCGTGTTATCGAGATTAATGTCAGAATGGATACACGCGCGGTTGTCGATGTCACCGGAGATGAGCCTGTTGATGTGGATTTCATGTACACCGTTAAATGGAAGGAAATAGACGTCCCTTTTGAGAAACGGCTGGATAAGTACAAGTCGTCTTCTTCCTTGCGGCAAATCCAGTGGTTCTCAACCCTTAATTCATGTGTCACCCTTTTGTTATTGACCGCTTTCCTCGCCACCATTCTCATGCGAATCCTTAAGAATGATTTCATTAA GTATGCACATGATGAGGAATCAGCGGATCAGGAGGAGGAGACTGGGTGGAAGAGCATTCATGGTGATGTCTTCAGGTATCCGAAACATAAGTCTCTGTTTGCTGCAGCTCTTGGTTGTGGCACCCAGCTCTTTACTAT cacaattttcatttttatcctTGCTGTAGTTGGGGTCTTTTATCCATATAATCGAGGAGCTTTGTTGACTGCTTTGGTAGTCATTTATGCCCTTACATCTGGAATTGCTGGCTACGCTGCAGCTTCTTTCTATTGTCAGCTAGAAGGAACAAATTGG GTGGGAAACTTATTACTGACAGGAAGCTTGCTTTGTGGACCACTTTTTGTCACATTTTGCTTTCTTAACACTGTCGCAGTTGCTTATAAAGTCACTGCAGCATTGCCATTTGGAACCATTGTGGTGATTTTTCTCATATGGGCTCTGGTCTCTTCTCCTTTTTTAGTATTAGGAGGTATTGCTGGAAAGGATAGCAAGGCAGAGTTTCAAGCCCCATGTCGGACCACAAAATGTCGTAGAGATATCCCGCCGTTACCTTGGTATCGGAAAACTCTTCCTCAGATTGCAATGGCGGGATTATTGCCATTCAGTGCCATCTATATTGAAATTTACTACTTATTTGCCAGTGTGTGGGGACATAGAATCTACACCACATACGTCATCCTGTTTATTGTCTTTATCATTCTCTTAATCATCACTGCTTTTATTACCGTGGCTTTGACTTATTTTCAACTTGCTGCTGAAGACCATGGATGGTGGTGGAG GTCCTTCCTCTGTGGTGGGTCAACCGGGTTGTTCATGTATGCCTACTGTTTTTATTACTACAGTGCGCAATCAGACATGTCAGGCTTCATGCAAACCTCATTCTTCTTTGGATACATGGCTTGCATTTGCTATGGCTTCTTCCTCATGCTTGGGGCCATTGGCTTCCGTGCATCTCTATTCTTTGTTCGTCACATCTATCGCTCTATTAAGTGCGAGTAG
- the LOC121223812 gene encoding uncharacterized protein — translation MKMITCDRATYDATVMAHKKYEPFLNKSIDHYDEMAVVVGKDMATGSFARTFADIDLDDGNEDSMPVDCDNEEAEEVRTNVSSSGTSKRKRKSGQESLVNEQIKFVREQLGKIANALKQFTADKTAQLYEQVMSMQEEGFDDEFLCSVCDYLGSHESEAKMFLVKSKKHRKIWLQKFSQG, via the exons atgaaaatgatcacatgtgatagagcgacataCGATGCAacagtgatg gcacacaagaagtatgaaccatttttgaataaaagcattgatcattatgatgaaatggctgtggttgttggcaaagatatggcaacagggagttttgccagaacatttgctgacatagatttggatgatggtaaTGAAGATTCAATGCCTGTAGACTGCGACAATGAAGAGGctgaagaggtaagaacaaatgtatcttcatctggcacatccaaacgtaaaagaaaaagtgGTCAAGAAAGTCTCGttaatgaacaaattaaatttgtgcgtgagcaacttggcaaaattgctaatgctttgaaaCAATTTACTGCCGACAAGACAGCACAGCTTTACGAACAAGTGATGTCGATGCaggaagaaggatttgatgatgaattCTTGTGTTCTGTGTGTGATTATCTAGGGAGTCATGAATCAGAGGCCaaaatgtttttagttaaaagtaagaagcatagaaaaatttggcttcaaaaattttctcagggttga
- the LOC121223811 gene encoding uncharacterized protein, with amino-acid sequence MQGRFRSRKGGTTQNVLVAITFDLKFAYVLAGWEGSAHDSRILSDALSRPRGLRIPEGKYYLADAGYGIRIGCITPYRGVRYHLKEFAAEGPENAKELFNLRHSSLRITVERVFGILKKRFRVLDAEPFWNFQTQVDIVLACCIIHNHIMGVDPSDLINQGLYEESEFDSIIQTLTEREEREEAREWFAKRDEIAQTMWTDYMARNIR; translated from the exons ATGCAAGGAAGATTTCGTAGCCGTAAaggggggacgacacaaaatgtattggttgccattacatttgatttgaaatttgcctatgttctagctggttgggaaggtagtgcacatgattctcgtattttaagtgatgcactttcacgcccaagaggattaagaattccAGAAG gtaaatattatcttgctgatgctggatatggcaTCCGAATTGGATGTATTACCCCATATCGTGGTgtccgatatcatttaaaagagtttgcTGCTGAAGGGCctgaaaatgcaaaggaactctttaatcttcgaCATTCATCATTACGGATCACTGTTGaacgtgtttttgggattttgaagaaacggtttcgtgtattagatgctgaaccattttggaattttcaaactcaagtagatatagttttggcttgttgtatcattcataatcatataatgggagttgatcctagtgatttaattaatcaaggattatacgagGAGTCTGAGTTTGATTCGATAATACAAACTCTCACGGagcgagaagaaagagaagaagcaagagaatggttTGCTAAGAGAGATGAGATTGCACAAACTATGTGgactgattatatggctagaaatattaggtag